The segment CCGGGAGGCGGCGAAGGCGAGCAGGTCCAGGGGCTCCCACAGGTTGGTCCAGCCGCCGAGCGAGGGGGGCAGGGTCACTGGCCCGGCGTACGGCGGGAGTTGGCCGCCGCGCGGGTCGCAGAGGTGGAAGTACGCGGGCTGGGAGCCGAAGGTGACCAGGGCGGAGGTCCACAGCGGTTCGGCGGCCGTGGCCATGTCGACGGAGATCACGCCGCCGAGGCTGTGGGCGACCAGGCGCACGGGCCGGTCGGGGCCGCGGCCGAGGGCGGGGTCGACGGCGGCGATCCGCTCGCGCACCCGGGCGTGGATCAGCTCGCGGTGGCGCTGGTAGACCAGAACGTCGCCGAGGAAGCGGGTGGCGCCGGGTGCGCAGCGGGTGCGCAGGCTGTGGTTGACGCGGCCGGCCACGGCTTTGATCGCGGCGCCCGCGACGCGGTCCAGTTCGCGGAGCCGGCGGTGGAGCAGGGCTTTGAGGCGTCCTTCGCCGTCGCCGGGCCCGGCGCGCAGGCCGTCCCAGGTGCCGGACCCGCCGAACCCGCCGAACCCGCCCTCGGTGGCGTCGAGTTCGGCGACGGCGTCGGCCAGGGCCGCGGCGGTCTCGGTGAGCAGCGCCGTGTCGTCGGTCCGGGACAGCCAGCGGGTCTCCGGCCAGGCGTCGGCCACCAGGGACAGCACCTCGTCGGGGCCCTCGCGCAGTCCGGCGCCGTCGTACGCCTCGCTCAGGCGGCGCCGGATCTCCTCGGCCACGGCCCCCGGCAGCCCGTCGGCGGAGCGCAGGACGCCGGGGCCGGAGGAGGGCACGGGGGCGAACAGGGCGTCGATGACCGGATCGCCGTCGGCCGGGGCGCCTTCCCCGGGGGCGCCGGACGGCGGAAGCGCGAGGTCCACGTGCCGGTCATCGGCTCCGAGATCGCCCCAGAAGACGGGCACCAGGTCCAGGCCGGTGGCGCGCCCGAGCCGCTCGACGCTCGCCTCGAAGCCCGGCTCGTCGCGGATGCCGACGCCGTGGATGACGAACACCGGATCGTTCACGCGAAGTCCCCCTGGCCGACAACGGTGGTGGTCGTGGTCGTGACGCGGGTTCCCGGGCTGCCGTAGACGGCGTACGCGAGCCAGGTCGGGTCCCCGTCGCGGTCACGGATCGCCTGGCGGGCCCGCAGCGACGCCCGGCCGAGCGGTTCGCCGGCGCCGACGAGGTCCCCGTAGAAGGCGTCGGCGAATTCCAGCGCCGAGTCCGACCGCACCGCCCACAGCGTGCCGACGAACGCCCCCGCCCCGGCCTGCAGGAACTGCTGGGCCCAGCCGAGGTGCTGGGAGAACCAGTCGATCTCGCCCGCGCTGCGGCAGGCGTTGAAGAAGACGAGGGGCTGCGTGCGGCCCAGGGCGCGGGCCTGGGAGGCGTACGCGAGGTCGAGCGGATCGAAGGGACCGTCGTCCATCTCGACCTTGGATCCGGCGCCGCCGAAGGCGTTGTGGCAGGCGAAGTGCAGCAGTCCGCTGAGGCCGTCGTTGATCAGCGAGGTCAGCGCCGTGCCGTGGCTCAGCACTCCCCCGTCCAGGACCGCCGCCCCCAGCCGGGCCCGCAGCGCCGCCACCTCCTGCGCCGCCTCCGCCGGGGACCGGGGCGGCACGACGAACGTGGCCCGGTCCAGCGACAGTTCCGGCACCCGCTCCTGGCCGTACGCCTGCCGCACGATCGGCAGCCACTCGGCGAGGAAGCCGTCACCCTCCTGCGAGCCGTCCAGCGGATACATCAGCTCCCACGGCACGGCGTCATGCTCGCCCAGGATCGTCACCGCCCCGACCCTCCCCGCCTCCGCCCAGAACTGCCGCCGCACCTCCTCCGGCACCGCCGCCGCCCACAACTGCACGCCCAGACTGCGCAGCCGGTCCCGCGCCCGCGCCGCGTCGGCCGTCCCGCCCGCCTGCGACCTCGACGCCATCGCACGCAGCTCCTGGTAGATGCGCTCCGTCGGACCGCTCGGGTCCCCTGCCCGCATCCGGATCAACTCGGGCGCGTACGACGTCGATCCGAGCAGCTGGAAGCTGTACGTGCCCGGGCTGTCGCCCTTCAGCACCTGCAGGGTGATCTCACCGTCGTTCGCGTCCAGGCTCGACAGCACCGCCACTCTCGGCTGCCCGTCCCTGGTCGCGCTGCCCGGCTCCACGGACACCTGGCAGCGGACCTCGCCCAGGTAGGTGCCGTCCCGGAAGGCACGTACGGTCACCGTGTGCAGCCCGGGTGACCCGGCCTTGAGGCGGAACAGCAGCACGTCGGAGTTGCGGCCGGGCGTGAGCGTCACTTCCTGCTGCAAGGGTCCGAGGCTCGCCAGCCCGGGGGCGTGGATCGTGACGGTCAGCCGCGTGCCGCCCGGCGCCACCAGGAATGCCCGCAGCGGCACTCCCGCTCCGTCGGCCCCGGGGGCGAGTTGTACGTGCAGCGGGAGGATCTGGCCCGGGGAGGTCTGGTCGACCAGCTCCGCCACGAGGCGCCACGGCTGGGGGACTTCGGAGGAGGGGACCCCGGAGGCGGGGAAGCCCTGGGACCCCCCACCGTGCACGGAGCCGAATTTGTCGTCCAGCGGAAATCCGATGCCCGTCGGTGTCCGCCCCACGGACACCGGCGGGAACCGGACATCGGTGTACCTCGTGGGCTCAAGGCCGCCCCAGCGAGGGCGCAGCTCCTGCTCCGCCTCCTCGGACAGCCGGACCACGAACCCGGTGGCCCGGACCGTGAGGCCCACGCCCTCATCCAGGTCGCCGCTGTGCGCCTGAGAGCCGAACCAGTCGTGCAGCGCCCGTTCGGCCTCGCCGCTCTGCTCGATGGCGAATTCGCGGGTGACCCCGCTGACGTAGTAGCGCAACGGCAACGCCACCGCGTCCGCCGCGTCCCGGATACCGCGACGCACCAGCAGGACGGGATCGTCCACGCGCAGCCGGACCTCCACGGTGACCCGGAACGCCGCCAGGTCGTCCGTGGAAGGCACCAGCAGGCGAAAGGTCAGCTGGTGTTCCCGCACATCCACCTCGTACCGGAGGCGCACCTTCCGGCCGGCCCATAACGACCGCCGGTGTCCGGGCTCATGCAGGATCAGCTCGCCGCTCCCGGTGGCGAGCACCACCGCGACCCCGGGGCGCGTCACGTCCGGCTCCGCATCGCGGAACGGCGCCCGCTGGACGTCCAGGATCACCGGCAGATGTGGGGCGGTCTCCTCGTTCACGGCTTCCCTCCCCCGCGGGACTGCACCGGCCGTCACGGTACCGGGAACGCGGCCCTCTCGTCAGGGTGTCACGAGAGGGCCGTTCACAGGTCCAGGTCCATATGGACGAGGTGACCGTCGGGAACAGCTCGACCGGATCACCCCGACCGAGGTGGTCGTCGCCTGGCGCCGCGACGACCGGCGGGCGGCCGTGGCCGATTTCGTCAGGGCCTGCGAGGAGGCGGTGGCCGTCAGTTCGGACTCGTCGCGATGACGACCGTCGCCTCCAGGTCGTCGCAGGTCGCCACCCGTGGGACCAGTCCGTCGCGGACGACGGTCGCGACGGCCTGCGGGATCTGGCGCTCGCTGGTCTCGAACAGCAGGTGGCCGCCCGGCGCCAGCCATCGCGGCGCCTGGGCGGTCACCCGGCGCAGGACGTCGAGCCCGTCCGTACCGCCGTCGAGCGCGACGCGCGCCTCGTGGACGCGGGCCTCGGCGGGCAGCAGGGCGACCTCGTCGGAGGGTACGTAGGGCACATTGGCGATGAGGAGGCCGACGCGGCCGCGCAGGGCGGCGGGCAGCGGTTCGTAGAGGTCGCCCTCGTGGACGTGGCCGCCGGCGGAGCCGAGGTTGCGGCGGGCGCAGCGTACGGCGGCGGGGTCGATGTCGGCGGCGTGCAGCTCCAGTTGGCCGTAGGACGCGGCCAGTACCGCGCCCAGCGCGCCGGAGCCGCAGCACAGGTCGACGACGACGGCTCGTGGCGCGGCGAGGGCGAGGGCCTGGCGGGCGAGGAACTCGGAGCGGCGGCGGGGTACGAAGACGCCGGGGTCGACGGCGATCCGCAGATCGCAGAACTCGGCCCAGCCGAGGACGTGTTCGAGGGGAAGACCGGCGACTCGCCGGTCCACCATGGCGGTGACCTCGGCGGGCGTGCGGGCGGTGGAGAGGATCAGCCGCGCCTCGTCCTCGGCGAAGACGCAGCCGGAGGCCCGGAGGCTGGTGACGATGGTGGTGAACGAGCTGAGGGACGTTGCGAGAGAAAGCGACACGAGAGCCTTTCGAGCTGTCGAAGGGCGCTCTCCCGGTCCCCTACGCCGGGTGGACCGGCTGGGTGTGGCCGCGAGGTGAGAGCACCCGACCTGACAAAGCGGTAATGGGTCTCACCTCCTCTGTACGCGGGATCCCTGGCGGATCCGTGACGTGACTGCCCGCTGATTCTCATCGACCGGCGGGGCGGATGTCCAGCGACTCCGGTACTTCGGCCGCTTCAGCGCCGTGTGCCGGGCTGCTCCGAGGGTCCGACGTTCCGGTCCAGCCACTCGTTGAGCGGACCGGTGGCGCGCAGGAACTCCACCACGCGCCGCTTGGCGGCGGCGGTGCCCAGCCATGGCCCGACGGGCCACTGCCGCCAGGCGAACAGATCCTTGTTGCGCAGCAGTTCCAGCCGGGGATGGTCCTTGGGCCAGCCGCGCGGCGCGCCCTTCAGCCGCTCCCGGGAGCGGACCTCGATGCCGTGCTTGACGACCTGGGCGACGAGGGCCTCCAGCTCGGCCGCGCCCGCCTCCTCGGCCACCGTTTCGCGATAGCGGCGCAGCTGGTCGGGGGCCATCCCGTAGTAACCGCGGCCGGCGGCCAGCCCGTCCGCCGACAGCTGGAGGTAGCCTCCGCCGCTCAGCGTGGCGCCGATGGCGGTCTTGTACGGGGACTTGTCGGCGCTGAAGCGGACGTCGCGGTAGGGGCGGAAGATCTTCCCCGTACCGAACTCGTCCTCCAGCTCGGCGAGCAGCTCCTCCATCGGGGCGTGCACCTGGGCGTCGTACACGTCCTTGTGCGCGGTCCAGAAGAGCTTGGAGTTGTCGGCCCGGAGTCCCTCGTAGAACTCCAGCGCCTCGGCGGGCCAGCCTCGGAAGGTCACACTCGCAGCGTACGCCGGTCGCGGCGAACATCGTAGAAACGCACATACCAGCCCCCTGGCGGTGATCATTGCGCTCATGCAATGTGACAGCAGACCTGCACCTCGCATTTGCGGCACTATGATCAGGACATTCACCAGATGAGGGAGTAGACCCAGTGATGACCCGTACCGCGCGCCGCCGGACCCTGAAGCTGACCGGCACAGCCACTGCGGCTCTGCTGGCCCTCAGCGCTCTCAGCGCCTGCTCCTCCTCGGACAGCTCCTCCGCCTCCTCGTCGCCGTCGGCGTCCTCGTCGGCGAAGCTCTCCGGCACGGTGACGGTCTTCGCGGCCGCGTCCCTGAAGGAGAGCTTCACCAGCCTGGGCAAGACCTTCGAGGCCGCCTACCCGGGCACCAAGGTGACCTTCAACTTCGGCGGCAGCGACACCCTCGCGGCGAGCATCACCTCGGGCGCGCCGGCCGATGTCTTCGCCTCGGCCAGCGCCAAGACGATGGCGATCGTCACGGACGCCAAGGATGCCGTCGGCACCCCCGTCACCTTTGTGCGCAACCAGCTGGAGATCGCGACCCTGCCGGGCAACCCCGACAAGATCACCTCTCTGAAGGACCTCACCAAGTCCGGCCTGAAGGTCGTGCTGTGCGACAAGACGGTGCCGTGCGGCGCCGCCGCGCAGAAGGCCCTGACCGCCAGCAACCTGAAGCTCACCCCGGTCTCGTACGAGCAGGACGTCAAGAGCGCCCTGACGAAGGTCGAGCTGAAGGAGGCCGACGCCGCCGTGGTCTACAAGACCGATGTGAAGGCCGCGGGTGGCAAGGTGGACGGTGTGGAATTCCCCGAGTCGGCCAACGCCATCAACGAGTACCCGATCGCCCTGCTCAAGGACGCGCCGAACGCGACCGCGGCCAAGGCGTTCATCGCCCTGGTGGAGTCCGCCGAGGGCAAGAAGGTGCTGACGGCGGCGGGCTTCCTCAACCCGTGACGGAACCCGTCCTCGTAGCGGGCCGCAAGCAGCCCCGGCAGCGCCGCCGTTCCCCGGTGCCGCTACCGCTGCTGCTGCCGGCCCTGCTCGGGATCGCCTTCCTGGTGCTGCCGTTGGCCGGGCTCCTGATCCGTACGCCCTGGAGCGAGCTGCCGCACCAGCTCACCAGCCCCGGCATCTGGCAGGCGCTGCGGCTGTCGCTGATCGCCGCGACCTGCGCCACCGCCGTCTCCCTGGTGCTGGGCGTGCCGCTGGCCTGGCTGCTGGCGCGCACCGAGTTCCCCGGGCGCGGTCTCGTACGCGCGCTGGTCACGCTGCCGCTGGTGCTGCCGCCCGTGGTGGGCGGCGTGGCGCTGCTGCTGGCGCTCGGCCGCAACGGCATCGTCGGGCGGTGGCTGGACGAGGCGTTCGGGGTGACGCTGCCGTTCACCACGGCGGGGGTCGTCGTGGCGGAGGCCTTCGTGGCGATGCCGTTCCTGGTGATCAGCGTCGAGGGCACCCTGCGGGCCGCCGACCCGCGCTACGAGGAGGCCGCCATGACGCTGGGGGCCTCGCGCTTCACGGCCTTCCGCCGGGTGACGCTGCCGCTGATCGCACCGGGCATCGCGGCCGGGTCGGTGCTGGCCTGGGCGCGGGCGCTGGGCGAGTTCGGGGCGACCATCACCTTCGCGGGCAACTTCCCGGGGCGTACGCAGACCATGCCGCTGGCGGTGTACCTGGCGCTGCAGAGCGACCCGGCCGCCGCGATCGCGCTGAGCCTGGTGCTGCTGCTGGTGTCCATCGCGGTGCTGGCCGGGCTGCGCGACCGCTGGATGACCGCGCCATGACGGGCCCGGCAGGGCCGACGGGGCCGACGGGGCCGACGGGGCCGACGGGCCTGGACGCACACCTGATCGTCGAGCGCGGCGACACCTTCCGGCTCGACGTACGCCTCACCGTCGCCCCCGGCGAGGTCGTCGCCCTGCTCGGCCCCAACGGCGCCGGCAAGACCACCGCGCTGCGCGCGCTGGCCGGGCTCACCCCGCTCACCGGCGGCCATCTGGTGCTGGACGGCCTCTCGCTGGACGGCACACCGCCCGAGAACCGGCCGGTCGGTGTCGTCTTCCAGGACTATCTGCTGTTCCCGCACCTCAGCGCGCTGGACAACATCGCCTTCGGGCCGCGCTGCCACGGCGTGCCCAAGGACCGGGCCCGCGCCGAGGCCGCCGGCTGGCTCAAGCGCATGGGGCTGGACGGCCACGCCGCCGCCAAGCCGCGCAAGCTGTCCGGCGGCCAGGCCCAGCGTGTCGCGCTGGCCCGGGCCCTGGCCACGCACCCCCGGCTGCTCCTCCTGGACGAGCCGCTGGCCGCCCTGGACGCCCGCACCCGGCTCGACGTACGCGCCCAGTTGCGGCGCCACCTCGCCGACTTCGAGGCCGTGGCGGTCCTGGTCACCCATGACCCGCTGGACGCCATGGTGCTCGCCGACCGGCTCGTCGTCATCGAGGACGGCCGCACGGTCCAGGAGGGCGCCCCGGCCGACATCGCCCGCCACCCGCGTACGGACTACATCGCCCAGCTGGTCGGCCTCAACCTCTACCGGGGCGAGGCCGTCGGCCACACCGTCCGGATCGCCGGGGGCGGTCCGGAGATCACGGCCGCCGACGCCCTGACCGGCCCCGCCTTCGCCGCCTTCCCGCCCAGCGCCGTCACCCTCCACCGCGACCGCCCCACCGGCTCCAGCGCCCGCAACCTGTGGTCGGCCGAGGTCGCCGGGCTGGAGTCCCACGGCGACCAGATCCGGGTCTCCCTCAGCGGCGAACTCCCCCTCGCCGCCGACCTCACCACCGCCGCCACCGCCGAGCTCGGCCTCCATCCCGGCGCCCCGGTCTGGGCCACCGTCAAGGCCGCCCAGGTCCGCGCCTACCCCGCCTGATCCGCCCAGGGCCTGAAACCGCGATGTGCCCCACCTCCGCCGTCAGCTCCCGCAGCCGGTGCCAGTCCATGCGGGGCTCCACGGGCGGCACGCCGGGGCGGTGCCGGGGGACCCGTACGCGCAGGGCGCCCGGCTGGATCCGGCAGCGTACGGGCGTCGGCAGGACGAGGGCCTCGCCGTCGACACCCACCTCGATCTCGTCCGCGTCGGCGCCGACGACCACCTCGGATGCGCTGAGGACGGTGAGCCCGGCGGCCTGCGGGCCCCGGAGCAGCCCTGCGGCCTCGGCGGCGTTCTCCACCTTGACGGCGACGACGCCGAGAACGCCGGAGTCGAGGCCTTCGCGCAGGCCCAGACCGGCCGGGTCGCCGGTGCGGTAGGGGTTGTTGCTGACGAGCACGGCCTGGGGCTCGTCCACGGTGGTGCCCGCGGCCGAGGCGATGAGGCGGGGGCCGCGCCGGTGGGTGAGGAGGTCGGGGAGGAGTTCGAGGGTCGTACGGACCTTGTCGTCGCGGTAGGCCGGGCTCTGCACGACGGCGGCGTAGGCGCCGAAGGAGGCGTTGTTGACGAACGGCCGGTCGGTGGCGGGGCCCGAGACGAAGCCCAGGTCGACGCGGAGTTCCACGCCGTCGGTGAGGGCGTCCAGGCAGGCCGACGGATCGTCACGGTCCAGGCCCAGGTCCATGGCGAAGTGGTTGCGGGTACCGGCCGAGACGACCAGGAACGGGATGTCCCGCTCGGCGGCCACCCCGGCCACCAGCGCCTGGGTGCCGTCCCCGGCGGCCACGCCGAGCAGGTCGGCGCCGTCGTCGACCGCCGCACGGGCGAGCTCGGCGACGTCCTGCGGGTGTTCCGGATCGAGCAGCACGACACGCGCACCGAGCGCTTCGGCCTTCTCCCTCAGCGCGAACCGCTCCACCTTCCCGCCGCCCGAGCGGGGATTCATGATGAAGAACGCATGCGCGGGCCGCGCGGCCGACGGCTCCGCACTGCGCCCGGAACGCGAACGCGTCCCGCGCAGCGCGGCCCTGCCCGCCCACACCGCCACACCCCACAGCGCGACGACCAGGAGCACCTCCCACAGCAGATTCGCCACCGCGTACAGCGCCAGCACCGCGAGCGGCGCCACGACGGCCAGGACGACCGCGAGCACCCTCGCCGCACCGCGCCGGGTCAGCACCCACCACACGGCCGCCATCGTCACCGCTATGCCGACCAGCCCGACCGCGATCAGCGCGAGGCTCCCGAACAGCCCGGCCGAGAGCGGCAACAGCAGCACGGCCGCCACCGCGGCGGCCAGCGCCAGCCGTGCCGACCAGCGCTGCGCCGCATGCGCGTGCGTGGGTGTCGCGGGAACGCCGCCCATCAGCCCTCCACGTCCGAAGCCAGGGGGCTGTGATCCTATGTGCCGTAACCCCGTTTTTGCGGGAACCTGGAGCCGCGAACCGCGGGCTCAGGACCGGGGCCGGAAGTAGGCGGCGGCCGACTCCTTTCCGGTGACCGTGGCGACGCAGCGGAACACGCGCAGCCCCTCGGCGTACTGGGTGGGGGTCGGCGGGAGCACGTCGACGGTCCAGTCGGCCGGGTCGACGGCCAGTGCCGCGCCGCCGCGTCTGGTCTTCGCCATGACCTCACGCGAGCAGAGCCTGAGGATGTCGGGATGCTTCTCCAGCTCCTGTTGGTTGACGGTCATCCCGTCCGAGGGGAGCGGAGCGATGGCGAAGGTCTCCCACACGTGCGTGGCCAGGCAGTCCGAGCGGGTGATGGTGACGTTTCCGGTGATGACGACCATGCCGCCCCAGCACTCGGCGGTCGTGGTGCAGGCGGCGTGCAGGCCGGCGACGGATGCCGCCGGGCAGTTGTCGGTGGTCGTCGCGACCCCGGGGAAGGCACCGGCCGATGCCGTGGCGGTCGCCTTCGAATCCGTGGAGGTGGAAGAGGACGAGGACGGGGACGCGGAGGGCGTGCCGTCCGGCACCCACTGCTGGTAGCCCAGCACCCCGCCCGCGCCGACGACGACGGTGGCCATGACGACCGCCGGGACGGCCAGCCGGGGACGCCGCCGGGCCTGGCGGACGGCGGGGACAGAGCGGCCCGGCACAATGGGCACGGTTTCGGTGCCCGCGAGGGCCGCGAGGGCGTCGCGCAGCGCGGCGGCGCCGGGGAGCCGGCGGGCGGGGTCGGGGGCCATGGAGTGCCGCAGGACCTCGGTGAGGGCGGGGCTCACACCGGGCAGGTCGGGTATGGGCTGGTCGTGGCGGGTGATGATCTCCGCGATGCTGAGGCTGCCCTCTTCGGGGAAGTGCGGCGGGCGGCCCTGCAACAGGGCGTAGACGGTCGCGCCGAGCGAGTAGACGTCCCCGGCCGGGGTGGGCTCGGCCATCCGGAAGGCCTCGGGCGGGGCGTAGGCGGGGGTCAGCGCCTCCCGGGTCACCGACAGTTCGTGTCCGGGGCGGGGCATCGCGGCCAGCCCGAAGTCGGCGAGGGCGACGGCTCCGTACTGGTCGATCATGATGTTGCCGGGCTTGATGTCGCGGTGCAGCACGCCTGCCGCGTGCGCTGCGGCCAGCGCGTCGGCGATGCGCACGCCGATGTCGCGCGCCTCGTTCGCCGGGAGCGGCCCGTCCTTGTGCAGCCGGTCGCTGAGGGAGCCGCCTGGGCACAGCTCCAGCACCATGTACGGGCGGCCGTCGGGGAGCACCCCGGCGTCGTACACCGCGACCACGTGCGGATGGCCGGACAACTGCCCTGCGGCGGTGACCTCGCGCATGAAACGCTGCCGGTCGCGGTCCGAGGACAGCGTCCTGCTGTCGATCTTGAGCGCGACCTCCCGGCCCACGGCGAGCTGGCGCGCGCGGTAGACGGTGGCGAAGCCTCCCTGGCCGAGGACTTCGAGGACCTCGTAGCCGGGCAGTTCCAGGTGGTTGATCCGCATCGCGCGACTTTAGCCCAGACCACCGACATGCCTTGCCGCGGGCAGCCCGACGCCGAACAGGCGGAGTTGGAGCGCGAGCGTGGCGTAGTAGCCGACCAGGGTGGAGAGGTCGAAGAGGGTGCGCTCGCCGAGGGCGTCTCGGGCGGCGGCGTACCAGGATTCGTCGAGGACGCCGGGGGCGGCGGGAGCGGCCAGGGTGCGGGCGGCGGACCAGGCGGCGCGTTCGGCGGGGTCGGGGAAGCGGGGATCGGCGCCTTCGCGCAGCGCCCGGATCTCGGGCTCGGTGAGGCCGGCGGCGCGGGCGAGGGGTTCGTGGGCGTAGCGCTCGAAGTCGCAGTCCCAGGCGGTGGCGACGACCAGGACGGCCATCTCGCCGACGCGGGGCGGCAGTTCGGTGGCGTAGCGGATCGCCGAGCCGAGGGCCTGCAGGGCCTGGCCGAGCCGGGGGCTGAACAGCATCGCGTTGAAGGGGCCGTTGAGACGGCCGCCGGGGTCGGTGAGGGCGAAGAGCTGGGGGCCGGTGGAGCGGGGGCCGCCGGTGATCGCCTCGTAGAGGGCCCGTTGTTCGGCGTTCAGCTCGTCGGGGCCGAGGAGGGGCAGGCGGCTCATCGCTCGGCCGCTTCCCCGGCCAGGGCCGCCAGGTCGGCGTCGGTGAGGAGGCGGCCTTCGCGGGACATCAGGTCGCGGGCCCTGAGCAGGACTTCGCCGACCTGCGCAGGGGTGAGGTCGTCGATGCCGAGGCGTTCGAGCTTGTCGGCGAGGGTGTAAGGGCCGCTGTCGGGGGTGAAGGGGATCCGGCGCTCGTTGCCGACGAGGGTGGGTTCGAGGCAATTGTGGAGGAGCGGGTCCACCGCCGTCTCCTGGGTGACGATGTCCATGCCGCCCCAGGAGAAGGCGTTGGCGCCGGTCACCGGGTGGTTCCAGGCGAGGTGATAGCCAGTCAGCGCCTCGCCGGCGCGGGCCAGCGCGGTGAGCCGTTCGGTGCGGATGCCGGTGCGGACGCCGTAGAGCGCCTCAAAGGCCAGCGCGGTCGCGGCCAGGTCGGCGTTGCCGGGGCCGCCGCAGTAGCCGTTGACGGACAGCTCGACGACCTCGGCCCCGGCGCGGGCGGCGGCGACCGCGCAGCCGACGGCCAGGCCGAAGGTGTTGTGCGGATGGAGCCCGATCCGTACGGCCGGGGCCAGCTCCTTCGTACGGCGCACCAGGTGGGCGTAGGCCTCGGGGCTCATGGCGCCGGGGCCGTCGAAGAGGGTGAGCTCGGTGGCGCCCGCGCCGGTGAGCGCGGCGACCGAATCCGCCAGGACGGCGTCGGTGAGGTAGGAGACCATCAGCAGCGGGACGATCGCGTCCAGGCCCCGGGAGCGGGCGTGCCGGATGAGCGGGACGGCCCGGGCGAGCACGTCGGCGCGGCTGCGCGGGGCGTGCGGGGTGCGCCACTCCTCGCCGCGCCAGGCCTGCTGATAGGCGGCCGGCTGGTAGATCAGCGAGGTCTCGCCGAAGCCCTGGACCCAGATCTGTACGGCGTCGTAGCCCGCGTCGGCCGCGCGGTCGATGTCCTGCGTGGTGCGCAGCAGCGGACAGACCGCCCGGCAGCGGGAGTCCGCGCTCCTGATGACCTCGACCTCGGCGCGCAGCGCCTTGTCGTCCCGTCCGGCGAGGCCCGCGGTGACCACTTCGCCTACGCCCGCGCCGACGAGTTGCCGCAGATAGGCCTCCTTGGCCTCGCCGGTGGCGACCACCCCGGGCAGCGTTTCGACCGAGCGCAGGGTCGCGTCGCGCAGCGTCACGCACTCCGGCAGCTCCCCGGCCACGTCCGGGCGGCGGTTGAGCGGGCTGACCGACCAGCGGCCGGGCTCGTAGGCGCCGGGGGCGCGCCGGTCGGCCAACTCGGCCCGGAAGCGGGCGATCTCCTCGGCGGTGAACACTTCCGGCTTGTCCATGAGCAGCCCTCCGGGTTTCGAAGTAACGCACCTTATCCAAGCATTCTGTCGACACTCACAGCAACAACCTTGCCGCGATCCCCACTATTTCCAGGAGATGTTTACTTTGTGTCGACACTCGGCAAGACTGTCGACACATCGGACCCGACCGAGGGAGACCACCGTGACCCAAGACGTGCCCGATCCGGGGCATGGCCGCCTGGCGGGCCGGATCGCCGTCATCAGCGGCGCCGGCAGCGTCGGCCCCGGCTGGGGCAACGGCCGTGCCACCGCCGTGATCTTCGCCCGCGAGGGCGCGACCGTGTTCCTGACGGACCGCGACGAAGAGGCGCTGAAGGTCACCGCCGAGCTGATCCGCGAGGAGGGCGGCACCGCCCACACGCACCTGCTGGACGTGACCGAACCAGCGGCCGTCCAGGCCTTCTTCGAGGAGACGCAGCGGCAGGCCGGGCGGATCGACATCCTGGTCAACAACGTGGGCGGCTCCCGGGCCGGCGGGGCGGTCGAACTGAGCCTTGAGGACTGGGAGAGCCAGCTCCGCACCAACCTCACCAGCGCCTTCCTGGCCTGCAAGTACGCGATCCCGGTCATGCGGCGCGGCGGCCGCGGCTCGATCGTCAACACCGCCTCCGCCTCCGGGCTGCGCTGGACCGGCGCGGCCCAGGTGGGCTACGCGGCGGCCAAGGCGGCCGTCATCCAGCTCTCCCGAGTGACCGCCGTGGAGCACGCCCCGCACGGCATCCGGGTCAACACCGTGGTCCCCGGGCAGCTGCACACCCCGATGGTCGAGGCCAGGCTCGCGGGCCAGCGGGCGGGCGGCGACGTGGACAAGCTGCTGGCGCAGCGTCAGGCGCGGATCCCGCTGGGGTTCATGGGGGACGGCCGCGACACCGCGTACGCCGCGCTGTTCCTGGCCTCGGACGAGGCGCGGTTCGTCACCGGCACCGAGATCGTGGTCGA is part of the Streptomyces sp. NBC_01262 genome and harbors:
- a CDS encoding CHAT domain-containing protein, which encodes MNEETAPHLPVILDVQRAPFRDAEPDVTRPGVAVVLATGSGELILHEPGHRRSLWAGRKVRLRYEVDVREHQLTFRLLVPSTDDLAAFRVTVEVRLRVDDPVLLVRRGIRDAADAVALPLRYYVSGVTREFAIEQSGEAERALHDWFGSQAHSGDLDEGVGLTVRATGFVVRLSEEAEQELRPRWGGLEPTRYTDVRFPPVSVGRTPTGIGFPLDDKFGSVHGGGSQGFPASGVPSSEVPQPWRLVAELVDQTSPGQILPLHVQLAPGADGAGVPLRAFLVAPGGTRLTVTIHAPGLASLGPLQQEVTLTPGRNSDVLLFRLKAGSPGLHTVTVRAFRDGTYLGEVRCQVSVEPGSATRDGQPRVAVLSSLDANDGEITLQVLKGDSPGTYSFQLLGSTSYAPELIRMRAGDPSGPTERIYQELRAMASRSQAGGTADAARARDRLRSLGVQLWAAAVPEEVRRQFWAEAGRVGAVTILGEHDAVPWELMYPLDGSQEGDGFLAEWLPIVRQAYGQERVPELSLDRATFVVPPRSPAEAAQEVAALRARLGAAVLDGGVLSHGTALTSLINDGLSGLLHFACHNAFGGAGSKVEMDDGPFDPLDLAYASQARALGRTQPLVFFNACRSAGEIDWFSQHLGWAQQFLQAGAGAFVGTLWAVRSDSALEFADAFYGDLVGAGEPLGRASLRARQAIRDRDGDPTWLAYAVYGSPGTRVTTTTTTVVGQGDFA
- a CDS encoding putative protein N(5)-glutamine methyltransferase; this encodes MSLSLATSLSSFTTIVTSLRASGCVFAEDEARLILSTARTPAEVTAMVDRRVAGLPLEHVLGWAEFCDLRIAVDPGVFVPRRRSEFLARQALALAAPRAVVVDLCCGSGALGAVLAASYGQLELHAADIDPAAVRCARRNLGSAGGHVHEGDLYEPLPAALRGRVGLLIANVPYVPSDEVALLPAEARVHEARVALDGGTDGLDVLRRVTAQAPRWLAPGGHLLFETSERQIPQAVATVVRDGLVPRVATCDDLEATVVIATSPN
- a CDS encoding DUF2461 domain-containing protein, which codes for MTFRGWPAEALEFYEGLRADNSKLFWTAHKDVYDAQVHAPMEELLAELEDEFGTGKIFRPYRDVRFSADKSPYKTAIGATLSGGGYLQLSADGLAAGRGYYGMAPDQLRRYRETVAEEAGAAELEALVAQVVKHGIEVRSRERLKGAPRGWPKDHPRLELLRNKDLFAWRQWPVGPWLGTAAAKRRVVEFLRATGPLNEWLDRNVGPSEQPGTRR
- the modA gene encoding molybdate ABC transporter substrate-binding protein, translated to MTRTARRRTLKLTGTATAALLALSALSACSSSDSSSASSSPSASSSAKLSGTVTVFAAASLKESFTSLGKTFEAAYPGTKVTFNFGGSDTLAASITSGAPADVFASASAKTMAIVTDAKDAVGTPVTFVRNQLEIATLPGNPDKITSLKDLTKSGLKVVLCDKTVPCGAAAQKALTASNLKLTPVSYEQDVKSALTKVELKEADAAVVYKTDVKAAGGKVDGVEFPESANAINEYPIALLKDAPNATAAKAFIALVESAEGKKVLTAAGFLNP
- a CDS encoding ABC transporter permease, with the protein product MTEPVLVAGRKQPRQRRRSPVPLPLLLPALLGIAFLVLPLAGLLIRTPWSELPHQLTSPGIWQALRLSLIAATCATAVSLVLGVPLAWLLARTEFPGRGLVRALVTLPLVLPPVVGGVALLLALGRNGIVGRWLDEAFGVTLPFTTAGVVVAEAFVAMPFLVISVEGTLRAADPRYEEAAMTLGASRFTAFRRVTLPLIAPGIAAGSVLAWARALGEFGATITFAGNFPGRTQTMPLAVYLALQSDPAAAIALSLVLLLVSIAVLAGLRDRWMTAP